A portion of the candidate division KSB1 bacterium genome contains these proteins:
- a CDS encoding heparinase II/III family protein has product MVQTRKAVAVALILSAWVVQPSLALARSGQPSAAPTPRTTYRELFGALDLGRPELLAVKEAVATGDTQRAVAALAQYLRERSKPLWFSSPLPGEGESYETGADLIQAAEAILNHRLRSVGIEHPFGEQIDWHYNPTYEPTSPYPPDNEWTWQLNRHRFWRTLAEAYQRTGDERYAREFVAQMVHWVRSCPVPQGAADQRPFSAWRTIEAGLRMAYAWPDAFFAFLRSPSFPDEALVTMLTSILEHARYLRTFPTRGNWLTMEMDGLFCVGVLFPEFREAEEWRHFALETLLREMSAQVYPDGAQFELTPGYHDVALRNFLRPLYLARLNGIELEPSYLSGLERMFAFLMWIMTPDRSVPRFNDAWDVDVVARMRQAEQLFPERGDFRWIASGCTSGSQPDGLSHLFPYAGIAVLRSSWDRDANYLAIDCGPFGFGHQHEDKLSFVLYLRGISFVQDAGSYAYDASKWRRYVLSAHGHNVMFVDGAGQHRRGQPRESYVVSGPVPVLWRTTPAFDYVEAAYGGPLEPYENAKPARHTRRVVYFRAHDPRDDFWLVLDAAESFDDRRHRYTSIFHLDAPEAKLSSRNRTLEVSKSGVTLEMRWPKTRALDVYLVQGQEEPEVQGWLPTGHGRRGVRSIPVPHFECSGKGRAQLAYAFCSKDSAGSRVREIEWASRPADLRRPALRVRLRDGSEVTIRWSIGPSPPWETGDWPRSDSVIAVCRSADGKVSRIRLWPE; this is encoded by the coding sequence ATGGTGCAGACGCGAAAAGCAGTGGCTGTTGCGCTAATCCTGTCGGCCTGGGTGGTGCAGCCGAGCCTGGCCCTGGCGCGATCGGGGCAACCGTCGGCCGCTCCCACGCCAAGGACGACCTACCGCGAGCTGTTTGGCGCCCTTGACCTTGGGCGACCCGAGTTGCTTGCCGTGAAGGAGGCCGTCGCCACGGGAGACACCCAGAGAGCCGTAGCTGCTCTGGCCCAGTACCTCCGCGAGCGCTCCAAACCGCTCTGGTTTTCTTCCCCCCTGCCCGGTGAGGGGGAGAGCTACGAGACGGGCGCCGACCTGATCCAGGCGGCCGAGGCGATTCTTAACCATCGGCTGCGCAGCGTGGGGATTGAACACCCGTTCGGTGAGCAGATCGATTGGCACTACAACCCTACGTACGAGCCTACCTCGCCCTATCCTCCCGACAATGAATGGACCTGGCAGCTCAATCGCCACCGCTTCTGGCGGACGCTGGCAGAAGCCTACCAGCGCACGGGCGACGAGCGCTACGCGCGGGAGTTCGTGGCTCAAATGGTGCATTGGGTGCGGAGCTGCCCCGTGCCGCAAGGGGCCGCAGACCAGCGACCCTTTTCCGCCTGGCGCACGATCGAGGCCGGCTTGCGCATGGCCTACGCGTGGCCGGACGCCTTCTTCGCTTTCCTCCGCTCGCCGTCCTTTCCGGACGAGGCCCTGGTGACGATGCTGACCAGTATTCTGGAGCACGCGCGCTACTTGCGCACGTTTCCGACACGTGGCAACTGGCTCACCATGGAGATGGACGGCCTCTTCTGCGTCGGCGTTCTTTTCCCGGAATTTCGAGAAGCCGAGGAATGGCGCCATTTCGCTCTGGAGACTTTGCTGCGCGAGATGAGCGCCCAGGTTTACCCGGACGGGGCTCAATTCGAGCTGACCCCTGGCTACCACGATGTCGCTCTCCGAAACTTCCTGCGGCCCCTCTATCTGGCGCGCTTGAACGGGATCGAGCTCGAGCCGTCCTACCTCAGCGGCCTCGAGAGGATGTTCGCCTTCCTGATGTGGATTATGACCCCCGATCGCTCGGTGCCACGGTTCAACGACGCCTGGGATGTAGACGTCGTGGCGCGGATGCGCCAGGCTGAGCAGCTTTTTCCGGAGCGCGGCGACTTCCGCTGGATCGCATCGGGGTGTACTTCCGGAAGCCAACCCGATGGCTTATCCCACCTGTTTCCCTACGCGGGAATCGCTGTCCTGCGGAGCAGCTGGGACCGCGACGCCAATTACCTGGCCATTGACTGTGGCCCATTTGGATTCGGGCATCAGCACGAGGATAAGCTGTCGTTCGTGCTTTATCTGCGGGGGATTTCCTTTGTGCAGGACGCAGGGAGCTACGCCTACGACGCCTCTAAGTGGCGACGCTACGTTCTCAGCGCCCACGGTCACAACGTGATGTTCGTGGACGGGGCAGGCCAGCATCGGAGAGGTCAACCGCGCGAGTCCTACGTGGTCTCGGGCCCGGTGCCTGTCCTGTGGCGGACGACACCTGCTTTCGACTACGTGGAGGCAGCCTACGGCGGACCGCTGGAACCCTACGAAAACGCAAAGCCAGCCCGTCACACGCGACGCGTCGTCTATTTCCGGGCGCACGATCCCCGGGACGATTTCTGGCTCGTCCTCGACGCGGCGGAATCGTTCGATGACCGGCGTCATCGCTACACCTCAATCTTCCATCTCGACGCCCCGGAAGCGAAGCTCTCCTCCCGGAACCGGACTCTCGAGGTGAGCAAATCGGGAGTGACCCTGGAGATGCGCTGGCCCAAAACCAGGGCGCTCGACGTCTACCTCGTCCAGGGCCAGGAGGAACCCGAAGTACAGGGCTGGCTTCCCACAGGTCACGGCCGAAGGGGCGTGCGGTCTATCCCGGTGCCTCACTTCGAGTGCTCGGGGAAAGGGAGAGCCCAACTGGCTTACGCGTTTTGCTCGAAGGACAGTGCGGGAAGCCGGGTCCGAGAGATTGAGTGGGCTTCCCGACCGGCCGACCTTCGAAGGCCGGCACTGCGTGTTCGCCTGCGGGATGGGTCAGAGGTAACGATCCGGTGGTCCATCGGACCTTCCCCTCCATGGGAGACCGGAGATTGGCCGCGGAGCGATTCCGTGATCGCTGTGTGCCGAAGCGCGGACGGAAAAGTGTCCAGAATCCGATTGTGGCCAGAGTGA
- a CDS encoding Gfo/Idh/MocA family oxidoreductase, with the protein MLDLTLGIIGLGVGRRYARAARAAGHRVIVCDLDQDRLDQVCQEIAPLDRTTDWRQLVSDDRVDAVIVASPDSLHRPMVLETLRNGKHVLCETPLALRRSEAELLVEAVQEAGVHAMAAHRLRFHPLVQRMRRELAALGPPTLVEARWLRPLRYELAGWRLDPALKRHLAIGEAVDLIDALRWLAGDLFEVTGFALRRSRPDWPVADTIVCAGRYRSGAALQLFLGIGGSGPSITEITVRGEGGTLSLDLEARQLALEGERGVQVLEALPPEQEEGEEAWLLQAFVDLLRDGKGNPCSFVEAANAVATALAIGDATAVNLPARIRPVVVEE; encoded by the coding sequence GTGCTGGATCTCACCTTAGGTATCATCGGACTCGGGGTCGGACGGCGGTACGCAAGAGCCGCGCGCGCCGCAGGCCACAGGGTAATTGTCTGTGACCTTGACCAAGATCGCCTGGATCAAGTTTGCCAGGAAATCGCACCTCTTGACCGGACGACGGACTGGCGGCAGCTTGTGAGCGACGATCGGGTGGACGCGGTGATCGTGGCCTCCCCGGATTCGCTCCATCGGCCGATGGTCCTGGAGACGCTGCGGAACGGCAAGCACGTGCTTTGCGAGACGCCTCTTGCTCTACGCCGCTCGGAGGCGGAACTTCTGGTGGAGGCCGTCCAGGAGGCGGGCGTCCACGCGATGGCCGCCCACCGGCTGCGCTTCCACCCCCTGGTTCAGAGGATGCGTCGCGAGCTCGCGGCACTGGGTCCCCCGACCCTTGTCGAAGCGCGATGGCTCCGCCCCCTCCGCTACGAGCTGGCGGGATGGCGGCTGGACCCCGCCCTCAAAAGGCACCTCGCGATTGGGGAGGCGGTGGATCTGATCGATGCCCTGCGCTGGCTGGCAGGCGACTTGTTCGAGGTCACCGGCTTTGCGCTCCGGCGCTCTCGCCCCGACTGGCCCGTCGCCGACACCATCGTCTGTGCGGGTCGCTACCGAAGCGGGGCTGCCTTGCAACTTTTCCTCGGGATTGGAGGGAGCGGGCCTTCCATCACCGAGATTACCGTCCGTGGCGAGGGTGGTACCCTCAGCCTCGATTTGGAAGCACGTCAGCTTGCCTTGGAGGGCGAGCGAGGCGTGCAGGTTCTGGAGGCGCTGCCGCCGGAGCAGGAGGAGGGCGAGGAAGCGTGGCTCCTGCAGGCTTTCGTCGATTTGCTCCGCGACGGGAAGGGGAACCCGTGTTCCTTTGTCGAGGCCGCCAACGCGGTAGCTACCGCCCTTGCCATTGGAGATGCCACGGCGGTGAATCTCCCTGCCCGGATTCGACCTGTCGTCGTCGAGGAGTAG
- a CDS encoding Gfo/Idh/MocA family oxidoreductase: protein MVRIAILGYGFMGRAHLAQYLKLPAARVVAVVDSNPERFQALVRGNLPAGESGASLEGIACFTRMDDVLGRPDVDVVDVCLPTHLHKDAVLRALEAGHDVICEKPLALSLRDVDEILEAAARSGHQLMVALCIRFWPEYEYLQDVVRTGAFGRPVSALFRRISPFPSWGGSDSWFADPSRSGGVLLDLHIHDVDISQVLFGRPQRVFATAATGPAGGTRAVFAQHVYEGGPLVFLEASWAYAAFEMSYHVTFEAAEVRYSSSATPTLQVRSIGEDKTYTPELPQEDGYLRELRYFLQCLMDRRYPERVSHDSVRQAMEIALAEQQSMATGMPVEL, encoded by the coding sequence ATGGTTCGCATCGCGATTCTCGGCTACGGTTTCATGGGGCGCGCACATCTGGCCCAGTACCTGAAGCTTCCGGCTGCCCGCGTCGTGGCGGTGGTGGACTCGAATCCGGAGCGGTTCCAGGCCCTTGTGCGGGGGAATCTGCCGGCGGGGGAGAGTGGAGCCAGCCTGGAGGGAATCGCCTGCTTTACCCGGATGGACGACGTGCTGGGGAGACCCGATGTAGACGTGGTGGACGTGTGCCTTCCGACACACCTGCACAAGGATGCCGTCCTGCGCGCACTGGAGGCGGGTCACGACGTGATCTGCGAGAAGCCACTCGCCCTCTCTCTCCGCGACGTCGACGAAATCCTGGAAGCGGCGGCGCGATCGGGGCACCAGCTCATGGTGGCGCTGTGCATTCGCTTCTGGCCGGAGTACGAGTATCTACAGGACGTGGTAAGGACGGGGGCATTCGGCAGACCGGTATCCGCCCTCTTTCGGCGCATCAGCCCCTTCCCGAGCTGGGGAGGGAGCGACAGCTGGTTTGCCGACCCAAGCCGCAGTGGCGGCGTCCTGCTGGACCTGCACATCCACGATGTAGACATCTCTCAGGTCCTCTTCGGTCGACCGCAGCGAGTTTTCGCGACCGCCGCCACAGGACCTGCCGGCGGGACGAGGGCGGTCTTCGCCCAGCACGTGTACGAGGGCGGCCCCCTCGTCTTTCTGGAGGCCAGCTGGGCGTACGCCGCCTTCGAAATGTCCTACCACGTGACATTTGAGGCGGCGGAGGTGCGATATTCCAGCTCCGCCACCCCAACCCTCCAGGTGCGGTCGATCGGGGAGGACAAGACCTACACCCCCGAGCTTCCGCAGGAAGATGGCTATCTACGGGAGTTGCGCTACTTCCTCCAATGCCTGATGGATCGTCGCTACCCGGAGCGGGTTTCCCACGACAGTGTGCGCCAAGCCATGGAGATCGCGTTGGCCGAGCAGCAATCGATGGCCACCGGGATGCCCGTGGAGCTATAG